The Montipora foliosa isolate CH-2021 chromosome 1, ASM3666993v2, whole genome shotgun sequence genome has a window encoding:
- the LOC138009246 gene encoding uncharacterized protein: MLKTVWQTEAKSVSTPVDLNVKLQKEDGVSRPVDTISYQCTVGSLLYAAITTRPDIAQAVGVVSKFYANPTQGHLTATKRILRYLKGTVYLGLSYKTCADGSLIGYSAAGWAGDVDDRHSTSGNVFLLAKGAVSWLRKKQATVVLSTPEAEYVALSTVAQEAIWL, from the coding sequence ATGCTCAAGACAGTTTGGCAAACAGAAGCGAAATCGGTGTCCACTCCTGTTGATTTGAACGTCAAGCTGCAAAAGGAAGATGGTGTTAGCAGACCAGTCGATACGATCTCGTACCAGTGCACCGTTGGGAGCCTACTTTATGCTGCAATCACAACTCGTCCGGACATCGCACAAGCAGTGGGAGTTGTGTCGAAGTTCTATGCAAATCCCACTCAAGGTCACTTAACTGCAACAAAACGGATTCTCAGATATCTGAAAGGAACTGTATATCTTGGCCTGAGTTACAAGACGTGTGCTGATGGAAGCCTGATTGGTTACTCAGCTGCTGGTTGGGCGGGTGATGTGGATGACCGCCACTCCACTTCAGGAAACGTGTTTTTATTGGCTAAGGGAGCAGTGAGCTGGCTGAGAAAGAAACAGGCCACCGTTGTGCTCTCGACACCAGAAGCTGAGTATGTAGCCCTAAGTACGGTCGCACAGGAAGCAATCTGGCTTTGA